In a genomic window of Polycladomyces abyssicola:
- the gnd gene encoding phosphogluconate dehydrogenase (NAD(+)-dependent, decarboxylating) translates to MKFGMIGLGKMGMNLVLNALDHGHEVVVHDVNPEPVQTLAEKGAIPAESMEALARKLSRPRVVWLMVPAGDIVDQVLESVVPVLEEGDIIIDGGNSHYRDSISRAERLGDRGLRFFDVGTSGGMEGARHGACFMIGGDKETFEQHLEPLFRDLAVENGYLYAGRTGSGHFLKMVHNGIEYGMMQAIAEGFEILDKSEFDFDYEEVARVWSNGSVIRGWLMELTRNAFAKDPRLEGIRGVMHSSGEGLWTVQTALDVQASAPVIAMSLFMRYRSLEDDTFHGKVVAALRNEFGGHAVEKK, encoded by the coding sequence ATGAAGTTCGGCATGATCGGTCTCGGCAAAATGGGGATGAACCTCGTCCTGAACGCATTGGACCATGGCCACGAGGTGGTCGTCCACGACGTCAACCCTGAACCTGTACAAACCCTGGCGGAAAAGGGCGCCATCCCCGCTGAAAGTATGGAAGCATTGGCCCGGAAACTGTCGCGCCCACGTGTCGTGTGGTTGATGGTTCCTGCAGGGGACATCGTGGATCAAGTGTTGGAATCTGTGGTTCCCGTGCTGGAGGAAGGCGACATCATCATTGACGGCGGCAACTCCCACTACCGTGATTCCATCTCCCGGGCAGAGCGCCTCGGCGACCGGGGACTCCGCTTTTTCGACGTCGGCACGTCCGGCGGAATGGAAGGAGCACGTCATGGCGCCTGTTTCATGATTGGCGGCGACAAGGAGACGTTTGAGCAACATTTGGAGCCATTGTTCCGTGACCTCGCCGTGGAAAACGGTTATCTGTACGCGGGACGTACCGGCAGTGGCCATTTTCTCAAAATGGTGCACAACGGAATCGAGTACGGCATGATGCAGGCAATCGCCGAGGGCTTCGAGATTTTGGACAAATCCGAGTTCGACTTTGATTATGAAGAAGTGGCCCGCGTATGGTCGAACGGTTCCGTCATCCGGGGTTGGTTGATGGAGTTGACCCGAAACGCTTTCGCCAAGGATCCCCGACTGGAAGGCATTCGCGGCGTCATGCATTCTTCCGGCGAGGGATTGTGGACGGTGCAGACGGCTTTGGATGTCCAAGCCAGTGCCCCGGTCATCGCGATGTCGCTGTTCATGCGCTACCGGTCTTTGGAAGACGACACCTTCCACGGAAAAGTCGTCGCCGCTTTGCGCAACGAATTTGGCGGACACGCAGTGGAGAAAAAGTGA
- a CDS encoding ABC transporter ATP-binding protein codes for MAQVRLNHVYKRFGDVTVVKDFHLDIQDKEFLVLVGPSGCGKSTTLRMIAGLEEISEGELYIGDRLVNDVPPKDRDIAMVFQSYALYPHMNVYQNMAFGLKLRKFKKEEIDKRVREAARILDIEHLLDRKPKALSGGQRQRVALGRAIVREPQVFLMDEPLSNLDAKLRVQMRTEISKLHQRLETTVIYVTHDQTEAMTMGDRIVVMKDGVIQQAATPSEIYSNPANMFVAGFIGSPAMNFIDGALFEEAGDVYFRSQGLQVKVPQGKAKLLREKGYVGKEVVFGIRPENIHDEPLFVESSPDSTFRAKVEVAENMGAEMYLYLSGIADKWVTARVNPRTNFTPGAEVELAFDMNKMHIFDKDTEQTVL; via the coding sequence ATGGCACAGGTCCGGTTGAATCATGTGTATAAACGGTTTGGCGATGTGACGGTCGTAAAGGATTTCCATCTGGACATTCAGGACAAAGAATTTTTGGTATTGGTCGGTCCATCCGGTTGCGGAAAATCGACTACATTGCGGATGATCGCCGGCTTGGAGGAAATTTCTGAAGGAGAGCTGTACATAGGGGATCGTTTGGTCAACGATGTGCCACCCAAGGATCGGGATATTGCGATGGTTTTCCAAAGCTACGCCTTGTATCCGCACATGAACGTCTATCAAAACATGGCGTTCGGATTGAAACTGCGCAAGTTCAAAAAAGAAGAGATCGACAAGCGGGTACGAGAGGCGGCACGGATTCTGGACATCGAACATTTGCTTGACCGAAAGCCCAAGGCACTCTCCGGCGGTCAGCGCCAGCGGGTGGCGTTGGGACGGGCCATCGTTCGGGAACCGCAGGTATTCCTGATGGATGAGCCGTTATCCAACCTGGATGCCAAATTGCGTGTGCAGATGCGCACGGAAATCAGCAAACTGCATCAGCGTTTGGAAACCACCGTCATTTATGTCACCCACGATCAAACAGAGGCGATGACGATGGGCGACCGGATCGTTGTCATGAAGGACGGTGTGATCCAGCAAGCGGCTACGCCCTCGGAAATCTACAGCAACCCCGCCAACATGTTTGTCGCGGGATTCATCGGATCGCCGGCGATGAACTTCATTGATGGGGCGTTGTTCGAAGAAGCCGGAGACGTTTATTTCCGCAGTCAAGGATTGCAGGTGAAAGTACCACAGGGCAAAGCCAAGCTGTTGCGTGAAAAGGGATATGTCGGCAAAGAAGTGGTGTTCGGCATCCGTCCGGAAAACATTCATGATGAGCCGCTGTTTGTGGAGTCTTCCCCGGACAGTACCTTCCGGGCCAAAGTGGAAGTGGCCGAGAACATGGGGGCGGAAATGTACCTCTATCTGAGCGGCATCGCTGACAAGTGGGTCACCGCCCGCGTCAACCCGCGAACGAACTTTACACCGGGAGCCGAAGTGGAACTGGCCTTTGACATGAACAAAATGCACATCTTTGACAAAGACACAGAGCAGACAGTGTTGTAA
- a CDS encoding PucR family transcriptional regulator: MNQKWASWALRLRQMLGAEVHIVRTGKDRNSQYVYIPIPGHERWSLEVAAPLTERERLLIAALLTEWAHENAPSAKREGFAERVAQWLHDAQRDPDTPVPTELLERDWEGRVPLLVVHTKAAFSLTELAVLESYFEQQAWLVPIREGELLVLIPVSLIQSEEENTLTEELYRAGEGLVEVAAAEIGETVTVVIHPPLFHPDQLPVAVKELRTAWRLGRRFHPQRTVIATWNARMERLLMEIPDDVVRQWLMQSPTPFWEDGELRETLTALFRHNLNLSETARALYVHRNTLLYRLERLKQETGLDARRFEDAVYMYTVLLLTATEAHEE; encoded by the coding sequence ATGAACCAAAAGTGGGCGTCATGGGCACTTCGCCTCCGGCAGATGCTGGGGGCGGAGGTTCACATCGTGCGCACGGGGAAAGACCGAAACTCCCAATATGTATACATCCCCATTCCCGGCCACGAAAGGTGGTCGCTGGAGGTCGCCGCTCCGTTAACAGAACGTGAGCGTTTACTGATCGCCGCGTTGTTGACGGAATGGGCTCACGAAAATGCACCGTCCGCCAAAAGGGAAGGATTTGCGGAACGAGTCGCACAGTGGTTGCACGACGCACAACGTGACCCGGATACGCCCGTGCCGACTGAGCTGTTGGAGCGGGACTGGGAGGGACGAGTTCCCTTGTTGGTCGTGCATACGAAGGCGGCTTTCTCCCTGACGGAGCTGGCTGTTCTCGAATCCTATTTTGAACAGCAGGCTTGGCTGGTACCGATACGGGAGGGAGAGTTACTGGTACTGATACCGGTTTCTCTCATCCAGTCGGAAGAGGAAAACACATTGACCGAGGAGTTGTACCGGGCCGGAGAAGGATTGGTTGAGGTGGCTGCAGCCGAGATCGGAGAGACGGTGACGGTTGTGATCCATCCGCCGTTATTCCATCCCGATCAATTGCCGGTTGCGGTGAAGGAGCTCCGAACGGCTTGGCGGCTGGGGCGGCGATTCCACCCCCAACGGACGGTGATTGCCACCTGGAATGCTCGGATGGAGCGGTTATTGATGGAAATCCCGGATGATGTCGTCCGACAGTGGCTGATGCAATCTCCAACACCGTTTTGGGAGGACGGGGAGCTCAGGGAGACATTGACGGCATTGTTTCGTCACAACTTGAATCTGAGCGAGACAGCCCGAGCACTGTATGTACACCGGAACACGCTGCTCTACCGGTTGGAGAGATTGAAGCAGGAAACTGGGTTGGATGCCCGACGTTTCGAAGATGCGGTATATATGTATACAGTCTTGTTGTTGACGGCGACAGAAGCGCATGAGGAGTAA
- a CDS encoding acyltransferase, protein METRIREADFIKGVAILGVILIHVTAFSLRDTVPTTDGGIYLAINQISRFSVPVFFILSGLFLFHRYYGSGFSMARFMKKRARFILVPYLIWSVFYVAYAWTFHPETAPHTVEDFVMALLTGRAYYHLYFVFVMVQFYLILPVLFWGFRRFGGLTMVALALMVYALSEAMTWWDGAGRPEWSEEYTENAISLFPTWLFYFCLGGWLGQRVDRLKRMIDRLSTTGVSLIFGSMVILTLAESFFRGRFGFYNFTVSIYSIASLILWFQLGERWKRSWIALLGRYSYGLYLVHPFLLNLLSRLTPHLFPEASWQEFTFMLVAVTGLSWTMVWVISRMPYGELLKGK, encoded by the coding sequence ATGGAAACACGAATCCGGGAAGCGGATTTCATCAAAGGGGTTGCCATCCTCGGGGTCATTTTGATTCATGTGACTGCATTCAGTTTGCGGGATACGGTGCCGACTACCGACGGCGGTATCTACCTGGCGATCAACCAGATCAGCAGGTTTAGCGTACCCGTTTTCTTCATCCTGTCGGGATTGTTTTTGTTTCACCGGTATTATGGCTCCGGATTTTCGATGGCACGATTTATGAAAAAGCGCGCCCGTTTCATTCTGGTTCCCTATCTAATCTGGTCCGTATTTTATGTTGCGTACGCATGGACATTCCATCCGGAGACGGCGCCGCATACAGTGGAGGATTTCGTGATGGCGCTGTTGACGGGACGCGCTTACTACCACCTCTATTTCGTGTTTGTGATGGTGCAGTTTTACCTGATTCTGCCCGTCCTGTTCTGGGGCTTTCGCCGGTTCGGCGGTCTCACCATGGTGGCTTTGGCATTGATGGTGTATGCACTGTCGGAGGCGATGACATGGTGGGACGGCGCCGGTCGTCCAGAGTGGAGCGAGGAGTACACGGAAAACGCGATTTCGTTGTTTCCGACGTGGCTCTTTTACTTTTGTCTGGGCGGGTGGTTGGGCCAAAGGGTGGATCGGCTGAAGCGGATGATCGATCGATTGTCGACGACGGGCGTCTCTCTCATCTTTGGATCAATGGTCATCCTGACGTTGGCCGAGAGCTTTTTTCGCGGGCGATTCGGCTTTTACAACTTCACCGTCTCGATTTATTCCATCGCTTCATTAATCTTGTGGTTTCAGTTGGGGGAACGGTGGAAACGGTCTTGGATCGCACTACTGGGCCGGTACTCCTACGGGTTGTATCTCGTCCACCCATTTTTGCTCAACCTGTTGAGCCGCTTGACGCCGCATTTGTTTCCGGAAGCTTCCTGGCAGGAGTTTACGTTTATGCTGGTGGCGGTGACGGGACTGTCTTGGACGATGGTGTGGGTGATCAGCCGGATGCCGTACGGCGAGTTGCTGAAAGGGAAGTGA
- a CDS encoding gluconokinase, with amino-acid sequence MTSPPVVIGVDIGTTSTKAVVFDFYGNVLGLGTTGYPLIQPQPGWVEQDPDEIVQAVVNSVRTAVDTAGISPSDVTAVGFSAAMHALIAVDADGNPLTRAWIWADNRGAEQAEQLRTLSFGRECYRRSGTPVHPMSPLVKLLWMKERDPDLFQRASKFVSIKEYIWYRMFGRWTVDASLASATGLYNLSARDWDPDILHFIGITPERLSPVVPPTEVFTGLQRDCAQRMGLSPDTPFVIGASDGVLANVGVGAIQPGQLAVTVGTSGAVRTAAFSPATDENARTFCYALTNDRWVIGGATNSGGDILRWLSESAFKGASDSAPLSVDRLMSLAESAPPGADGLLFLPFLTGERAPYWDPDARGAWVGLRLHHQTAHLARAALEGVTFTLRAITDAVRDVSGTQAETIRASGGFVRSPFWLQLTADILNATVEVPENKEASAMGAAVLALLAIREMDDLSRVNEWISITRRMYPDPERVRLYHQWFPLFEETYRRLRPSFQTLSQWQR; translated from the coding sequence ATGACTTCTCCACCCGTCGTCATCGGTGTAGACATTGGTACAACCAGCACCAAGGCTGTTGTTTTCGACTTTTACGGAAACGTTTTGGGACTAGGTACCACGGGCTATCCACTGATTCAACCACAACCAGGTTGGGTGGAACAAGACCCCGATGAGATCGTGCAAGCCGTCGTGAACAGTGTGAGAACGGCTGTCGATACGGCCGGTATCTCCCCGTCAGATGTGACCGCCGTCGGATTCAGCGCGGCGATGCACGCTTTAATCGCCGTGGATGCGGACGGAAACCCACTCACCCGTGCATGGATCTGGGCAGACAACCGCGGGGCGGAGCAAGCGGAGCAGTTGCGAACCCTGTCGTTTGGTCGAGAATGTTACCGCCGGTCAGGCACGCCCGTTCATCCGATGTCCCCACTGGTCAAGTTGTTGTGGATGAAGGAACGAGATCCTGACTTATTTCAACGTGCTTCCAAATTCGTCTCGATCAAGGAGTACATATGGTATCGGATGTTCGGACGGTGGACCGTAGATGCCTCTCTCGCTTCCGCTACGGGGCTGTACAATCTGTCCGCCCGTGACTGGGATCCGGACATCCTGCACTTCATCGGCATCACACCGGAGCGCCTGTCACCCGTCGTTCCTCCGACGGAGGTCTTTACGGGATTGCAACGAGATTGCGCGCAACGGATGGGTCTCTCCCCCGACACCCCGTTCGTCATCGGTGCCAGTGACGGCGTTTTGGCCAATGTCGGTGTCGGAGCGATTCAACCTGGACAATTGGCTGTCACTGTGGGAACGAGCGGTGCGGTTCGAACGGCGGCTTTCTCTCCAGCGACCGATGAAAACGCTCGCACGTTTTGTTATGCCTTGACTAACGACCGGTGGGTGATCGGCGGAGCCACCAACAGCGGTGGAGACATATTGCGCTGGTTGTCTGAATCCGCTTTCAAGGGTGCGTCCGACTCGGCTCCACTCTCTGTCGACCGCCTGATGTCCCTTGCCGAATCGGCTCCACCCGGCGCAGACGGATTGCTCTTTCTCCCTTTTCTGACCGGCGAACGCGCTCCCTATTGGGACCCTGATGCCCGCGGAGCTTGGGTGGGCTTGCGTTTGCATCACCAAACCGCCCATCTGGCACGGGCGGCATTGGAAGGTGTGACGTTCACCTTGCGGGCCATCACTGATGCCGTGCGTGACGTGAGCGGCACACAAGCGGAGACGATCCGGGCTTCAGGCGGGTTCGTCCGATCCCCTTTTTGGTTGCAACTGACAGCAGATATATTGAATGCCACTGTCGAAGTGCCGGAAAACAAGGAAGCTTCGGCTATGGGAGCAGCCGTATTGGCTTTATTGGCCATCCGGGAGATGGACGATTTGTCCCGTGTAAATGAGTGGATAAGCATCACGCGGCGCATGTACCCGGATCCGGAACGGGTACGACTGTACCACCAATGGTTTCCGTTGTTTGAAGAAACCTACCGTCGTTTGCGACCGTCTTTTCAAACATTATCTCAATGGCAACGATAG
- a CDS encoding acyltransferase, whose product MRRTERFPVEGSNALWQLYRTVSFWKVLRNVVIGELNRYNPHLGFKNWVYRTFLGIRIGDKTALALKVVVDVLFPERIRIGNNTIIGYNTTLLTHEYLVEEYRIGDVEIGNHVMIGANTTILPGVRIGDRAVVGAGSVVTKDVPAGAFVAGNPARFIRWREEEPSLSNPPGTC is encoded by the coding sequence ATGCGGCGTACGGAACGTTTCCCCGTCGAGGGTAGCAATGCTTTGTGGCAGCTATACCGGACGGTTTCCTTTTGGAAGGTATTGCGCAATGTGGTCATCGGGGAATTGAACCGATACAATCCGCACCTGGGTTTCAAAAACTGGGTATACCGAACGTTCTTGGGGATACGAATCGGTGACAAAACCGCCTTGGCACTCAAAGTGGTGGTGGATGTCCTGTTTCCTGAGCGGATTCGTATCGGCAACAACACGATCATCGGCTACAACACGACCCTGTTGACACATGAATATCTGGTAGAGGAGTATCGGATCGGCGATGTAGAGATCGGTAATCATGTGATGATCGGCGCCAACACCACCATCCTGCCGGGGGTGCGGATCGGAGATCGGGCGGTGGTCGGTGCCGGCTCGGTCGTAACGAAGGATGTGCCGGCGGGAGCGTTTGTCGCGGGCAATCCAGCGCGTTTCATCCGCTGGCGGGAGGAGGAGCCTTCCCTGAGCAATCCGCCCGGCACCTGTTAA
- the lgt gene encoding prolipoprotein diacylglyceryl transferase — translation MVKANMTDDETIIVSSTRSNRKTDTLLRRERDTHMHLAMVIDPVAFSLGPLQVHWYGIIMGTAALIGLWLAIREGRRHGLDSELFLDMMIWVIPSAIVGARLYYVLFEWEYYSLHPADIIAVWKGGLAIHGGLIGALIAGYFFVKKKAVRYLHLADIVAPSIILGQAIGRWGNFINQEAHGSPVSLAFLQSLHLPDWIIQQMNIQGVYYHPTFLYESIWDFVGFLLLFLLQRWNPRRGEVFFSYLIWYSMGRFFIEGLRTDSLTFNGPDWLAHLLNVLWSPMTVKFTPGMMMDGNIRIAQLVSVTLMVVGVLLIVVRRMRGNTEQYLSKTEISDASVSRAE, via the coding sequence ATGGTAAAAGCAAACATGACGGATGACGAGACGATCATTGTATCGTCAACGAGATCCAACCGAAAAACAGATACGTTACTGAGAAGGGAGCGCGACACACACATGCACTTGGCCATGGTCATCGATCCGGTCGCCTTTTCCCTCGGCCCTTTGCAAGTCCACTGGTACGGTATCATTATGGGCACAGCTGCCCTGATCGGACTGTGGTTGGCCATTCGGGAGGGGAGACGGCACGGATTGGACAGCGAACTGTTCCTGGATATGATGATCTGGGTGATACCTTCCGCGATCGTCGGTGCGCGTCTGTATTACGTGCTGTTTGAATGGGAGTATTACTCCCTGCACCCCGCTGACATCATCGCCGTGTGGAAAGGCGGGTTGGCCATTCATGGCGGATTGATCGGTGCATTGATCGCCGGTTATTTCTTCGTGAAAAAAAAGGCGGTTCGCTATCTCCATCTTGCCGATATCGTGGCACCCAGCATCATTTTGGGACAAGCGATCGGCAGGTGGGGCAATTTCATCAACCAGGAGGCGCACGGCTCGCCGGTCAGTCTCGCATTTTTGCAGAGCCTGCACTTGCCTGACTGGATCATCCAGCAGATGAACATTCAAGGCGTCTATTATCATCCGACATTTTTATATGAATCGATCTGGGATTTCGTCGGTTTTCTTCTGCTATTCTTGCTTCAGAGATGGAATCCGCGGCGCGGCGAAGTCTTTTTCAGCTATCTGATTTGGTATTCGATGGGCCGTTTCTTCATCGAGGGACTGCGTACGGACAGCCTGACGTTCAATGGACCGGACTGGCTGGCTCACCTGCTCAATGTGCTTTGGTCCCCGATGACGGTGAAGTTCACACCGGGAATGATGATGGACGGCAACATCCGCATCGCTCAGTTGGTCAGCGTTACGTTGATGGTGGTCGGTGTCCTGCTGATCGTCGTTCGGCGGATGCGGGGGAATACGGAACAGTATCTTTCGAAGACGGAGATCAGCGACGCATCCGTCAGCCGGGCAGAGTGA
- the hprK gene encoding HPr(Ser) kinase/phosphatase, with the protein MGKTITVKELVQQFNLEVICGWEGLERTLTVSDLYRPGMELAGFFTYYPAERLMLLGKTELTFINGLTEEERKDRLWRLCHESTPCFCITRDMSAPKELVEAAKEKRIPVLRTSMATTKFGSKVTNYLEKRLAPTTTVHGVLVDVYGVGVLIMGNSGIGKSETALELVKRGHRLVADDAVEIMQTEEDELVGHAPELIRHLLEIRGLGIINVMTLFGAGAVREYKKISLAIKLENWQENRQYDRLGLDEERIRIIDTELPQLTVPVRPGRNLAVIVEVAAMNFRLKRMGYNAAQQFAQKLGQAIEDADELD; encoded by the coding sequence ATGGGCAAAACGATTACGGTGAAAGAGTTGGTCCAGCAATTCAATTTGGAGGTCATCTGCGGTTGGGAGGGGTTGGAGCGCACGCTGACGGTGAGCGATTTATACCGACCCGGAATGGAATTGGCCGGTTTTTTCACGTATTATCCCGCTGAGCGGTTGATGCTGTTGGGGAAGACCGAATTGACGTTCATCAACGGCCTCACCGAGGAAGAACGGAAGGATCGGTTGTGGCGCTTGTGCCACGAATCGACTCCATGCTTTTGTATCACCCGGGATATGAGTGCCCCCAAAGAATTAGTGGAGGCGGCTAAAGAGAAAAGAATCCCGGTGTTGCGCACATCCATGGCTACCACCAAATTTGGAAGCAAAGTGACCAACTATCTGGAGAAGCGTCTGGCACCCACCACCACCGTCCACGGCGTATTGGTCGACGTGTATGGGGTGGGTGTCCTGATCATGGGCAACAGTGGGATCGGTAAAAGCGAAACCGCATTGGAGCTGGTCAAACGGGGGCACCGGCTGGTGGCCGACGATGCGGTGGAAATCATGCAGACTGAAGAGGATGAGTTGGTCGGTCATGCGCCGGAACTGATTCGCCACCTGCTGGAAATCCGCGGGTTGGGCATCATCAACGTGATGACGTTGTTCGGAGCGGGGGCGGTCAGGGAATACAAGAAGATCTCCCTCGCGATAAAGCTGGAAAACTGGCAGGAAAACCGGCAATATGACCGTCTCGGGCTGGATGAAGAGCGAATCCGCATCATCGACACCGAGCTTCCGCAGCTGACCGTACCGGTCCGACCAGGGCGTAACTTGGCGGTGATCGTCGAAGTGGCCGCAATGAATTTTCGGTTGAAACGGATGGGATACAACGCCGCCCAACAATTTGCGCAAAAATTGGGTCAAGCGATTGAAGACGCCGATGAATTGGATTAG
- a CDS encoding GntP family permease, translating into MSLLLMAALSIVVLLILITWVKWHPFVSLIITAIGLGLVAGMPLPDIIKSLKEGMGNTLGFIATVLALGTMLGKMMAESGGAEQIANTLIRRFGRRRVHWAMMTVAFLVGIPVFFQVGFVLLIPLVFTIAAETGISLVMIGIPLVAGLSVVHGLVPPHPAAMAAVDIYHADVGKTILYALLVGLPAAAVAGPLYGQWIGKRIHKSVPEKMAASLSVRRRERNLPGFANTLFTILLPVILMLVATLAEIFLPKNGVLSSVLSFVGDPIVSLLIATLYAFFSLGTLQGTNRETIQRWANDCLAPTASILLVIGGGGAFNKVLIDSGVGEAVGQLAAKSHLSTILLAWVIAAAIRVATGSATVSMLTAAGIVAPIAQAVPGTSPELLVLATGAGSIILSHVNDSGFWMIKEYFGMSLKETFWTWTAAETLLSLVALPLILLLNGLV; encoded by the coding sequence ATGAGCTTGTTGCTGATGGCCGCACTGTCCATCGTTGTATTGCTCATACTCATCACCTGGGTAAAATGGCACCCGTTCGTCAGCCTGATCATCACCGCCATCGGTCTCGGGCTTGTCGCCGGTATGCCGCTCCCAGACATTATCAAATCTCTCAAAGAAGGAATGGGAAATACCCTTGGCTTCATCGCCACCGTGCTGGCGCTGGGCACCATGTTGGGAAAAATGATGGCCGAATCGGGCGGAGCGGAGCAAATCGCCAATACGCTGATTCGCCGGTTCGGACGCCGCCGCGTACATTGGGCGATGATGACGGTGGCATTTCTCGTGGGAATCCCCGTCTTTTTTCAGGTGGGATTTGTCCTGCTCATTCCGCTGGTATTTACCATTGCCGCTGAAACGGGCATTTCCTTGGTCATGATCGGTATTCCGCTGGTGGCGGGGTTGTCCGTGGTGCACGGTTTGGTTCCGCCCCACCCGGCCGCCATGGCAGCGGTAGACATCTATCACGCCGATGTGGGCAAAACCATTCTCTATGCCCTCCTGGTTGGCTTGCCCGCTGCTGCTGTCGCCGGTCCACTTTACGGACAATGGATTGGAAAACGCATTCATAAGTCTGTTCCCGAAAAAATGGCCGCTTCATTGTCCGTTCGCCGAAGGGAAAGAAATCTGCCTGGTTTCGCCAATACCCTGTTTACCATTTTATTGCCTGTCATTCTGATGTTGGTCGCCACTTTGGCAGAAATTTTCCTGCCGAAAAACGGGGTGCTCTCTTCCGTGTTGTCGTTTGTCGGCGATCCCATCGTTTCCTTGCTGATCGCCACCCTGTACGCCTTCTTCAGCTTGGGAACCCTGCAGGGAACGAACCGCGAGACGATTCAGCGCTGGGCAAACGATTGCTTGGCTCCCACCGCCTCCATCCTGTTGGTGATCGGCGGAGGTGGTGCGTTCAACAAGGTGCTGATCGACTCCGGGGTTGGTGAAGCCGTGGGCCAATTGGCGGCAAAATCCCATTTATCAACCATTTTGCTCGCTTGGGTCATCGCCGCGGCAATCCGTGTGGCAACCGGTTCGGCCACCGTTTCGATGCTGACGGCAGCCGGGATTGTCGCTCCCATTGCCCAAGCCGTGCCGGGAACATCCCCCGAATTGCTTGTGTTGGCCACGGGGGCAGGTTCGATCATTCTATCTCATGTGAATGACTCTGGGTTCTGGATGATTAAGGAATATTTTGGCATGAGCCTCAAAGAGACGTTTTGGACCTGGACCGCGGCGGAAACCCTGCTGTCCCTCGTTGCCTTGCCGTTGATTTTGTTGTTAAATGGGTTAGTGTAA
- a CDS encoding phage holin family protein — translation MGWIVKWLINGLAVFLAAMWVPGIEVKGYGTALLVALVLGIVNALIRPILVILTLPLNIMTLGLFTFIINGFLFWLVGHFIQGFYVTSFLGAILGAIFVSLVSWVLNIIWKGIAR, via the coding sequence GTGGGCTGGATTGTCAAATGGTTGATCAACGGTTTGGCCGTTTTTTTGGCTGCGATGTGGGTACCCGGAATTGAGGTGAAAGGATATGGTACGGCATTGCTCGTCGCACTGGTGCTGGGTATTGTGAACGCGTTGATCCGTCCGATTCTGGTGATCTTAACGTTGCCGCTCAATATCATGACTTTGGGATTGTTTACGTTCATCATCAACGGATTTCTGTTTTGGTTGGTGGGGCATTTCATCCAAGGGTTTTACGTGACAAGCTTTCTCGGTGCAATTTTGGGCGCGATCTTCGTCAGCTTGGTCTCTTGGGTGTTGAACATCATCTGGAAAGGGATCGCTCGATGA
- the ppaX gene encoding pyrophosphatase PpaX has translation MSKQYTVMLFDLDGTLIDTHELILASFMHTLERHCPGKYTREDVIRYMGEPLLDQMRRFDPDQAEVMVQTYREHNIQHHDEYASAFPGVVEVLHRLAEAGVKMGVVTNKQRKTAEMGLRLLGVEKLMQTMICFGETEKAKPHPDPVLTAMKRLHGKPDQTLMVGDSKYDLMAGKRAGVASALVGWSKHDPVELKALEPDYVLDSPEDLLDLAGLGSKGTS, from the coding sequence GTGTCCAAACAGTATACCGTCATGTTGTTCGACCTGGATGGCACGTTGATCGACACACACGAGCTGATTCTCGCTTCGTTTATGCACACGTTGGAACGGCATTGCCCGGGGAAATACACCCGTGAAGACGTAATCCGGTACATGGGGGAGCCGCTTCTCGATCAGATGCGTCGATTTGACCCGGATCAAGCCGAGGTGATGGTACAGACCTATCGAGAACACAATATCCAACACCACGACGAGTATGCGAGTGCATTTCCCGGTGTGGTGGAGGTACTGCATCGTCTGGCTGAAGCAGGTGTGAAAATGGGAGTCGTCACCAACAAACAGCGCAAGACGGCAGAGATGGGATTGCGGTTGCTGGGTGTGGAAAAACTGATGCAAACCATGATTTGTTTTGGTGAGACAGAGAAGGCAAAGCCGCACCCCGACCCTGTACTGACGGCGATGAAACGACTTCACGGAAAGCCGGATCAAACATTGATGGTCGGAGACAGTAAATACGACCTGATGGCGGGTAAACGAGCCGGAGTGGCTTCTGCACTGGTGGGTTGGAGTAAGCATGATCCGGTGGAATTGAAGGCATTGGAACCGGATTACGTGCTGGATTCGCCGGAGGATTTGTTGGATTTGGCCGGGCTTGGTTCGAAGGGTACATCCTGA